The following coding sequences are from one Paenibacillus sp. FSL R5-0912 window:
- a CDS encoding sensor histidine kinase codes for MNKPKGTFFPLRPQPRKRGKIRLSSKLRSIQLIITLTFTAVTVAVAVIVSIMLYGKFANTAEENANLNMQQIIEQVNYNLELYVKGMGSIFETAEKQITTSQSIDSPLLYERMYTLMSSREDLVSMAVFTPQGKYVVGTPGQSMRLNTQLESQSWFTTAKRTSEISYSAPHIQNLFKGRYTWVVSISKMIQYREKGELKTGVLLLDFNFRTIDELSRQVKLGKRGYAYILDPLGNIVYHPQQQLIYAGLKYENVEPVLEYAFRSYLDESTGEKRFITVRTLAQTGWKIVGVAYYDEIVTTKRDLNQFLSWFLAVVLVCVTAVSVFLSWLIASPIRKLERTVKQVGEGDLNTPINVSGAYEVEQLSKRFNMMLQRIRQLMDQIIYEQETKRKGELEVLQSQINPHFLYNTLNSVIRLAERGKTDEVVTMIQSLSKFFRISLSKGKNIITIQEELDHIRHYLVIQSFRFKNKFRYEITAQDEVLQYQTIKLILQPIVENALYHGIEMMPDEGLISISAELQDGLIIIRVSDNGLGMSMETMNVILSGGVKSGSGSGVGVRNVHERIGLYYGREYGLAFQSEIEEGTIVTITFPARLAGEGLEEEKEETNR; via the coding sequence ATGAATAAGCCGAAGGGTACTTTCTTTCCGCTTCGCCCGCAGCCCCGCAAGAGAGGCAAAATCCGCCTGTCGTCCAAGCTGCGCAGCATTCAGCTAATTATTACCCTGACTTTTACGGCGGTCACTGTGGCAGTAGCGGTGATCGTCAGCATTATGCTGTACGGGAAGTTTGCCAACACGGCGGAGGAGAATGCCAATCTCAATATGCAGCAGATTATCGAGCAGGTGAATTATAATCTGGAGCTGTATGTTAAAGGGATGGGCAGTATTTTTGAGACGGCGGAGAAGCAGATCACCACGAGTCAATCCATTGACTCTCCGTTGCTCTATGAACGGATGTACACACTAATGAGCAGCCGCGAGGACCTGGTATCCATGGCTGTTTTTACACCACAGGGCAAATATGTAGTAGGTACGCCTGGTCAAAGCATGCGCCTGAACACTCAGCTGGAGAGCCAGAGCTGGTTCACTACGGCCAAGCGGACCTCGGAGATATCCTACTCAGCCCCGCATATTCAGAATTTGTTCAAGGGACGGTATACCTGGGTCGTATCGATCAGCAAAATGATTCAGTACAGGGAGAAGGGTGAGCTGAAAACCGGTGTCCTGCTGCTGGATTTCAATTTCAGGACGATTGATGAGCTAAGCCGGCAAGTGAAGCTCGGTAAAAGAGGATACGCTTACATTCTCGATCCGCTCGGGAATATCGTCTACCATCCGCAGCAGCAGCTGATCTATGCCGGCCTCAAATATGAGAATGTAGAGCCGGTGCTGGAATATGCCTTCCGCAGCTATCTGGATGAGTCCACCGGAGAGAAGCGGTTTATTACCGTGCGCACGCTGGCTCAGACCGGCTGGAAGATCGTCGGTGTCGCTTACTATGATGAGATTGTAACGACCAAACGCGATCTGAACCAATTTCTGTCCTGGTTCCTCGCAGTTGTCCTGGTGTGTGTAACCGCCGTATCTGTGTTCCTGTCCTGGCTGATTGCAAGTCCGATCCGCAAGCTGGAGCGTACGGTCAAGCAGGTGGGCGAGGGAGATCTCAATACCCCGATCAATGTCAGCGGCGCCTACGAGGTGGAGCAGCTGTCCAAACGCTTCAATATGATGCTCCAGCGTATCCGGCAGCTGATGGATCAGATCATCTATGAGCAGGAGACCAAACGCAAAGGCGAGCTTGAAGTCCTGCAGTCGCAGATCAACCCTCATTTTTTATACAACACACTGAATTCGGTCATCCGGCTGGCAGAGCGCGGCAAAACGGATGAGGTCGTCACGATGATTCAGTCCCTTTCGAAATTTTTCCGGATCAGTCTGAGCAAGGGCAAGAATATAATTACCATCCAGGAGGAGCTGGATCATATCCGCCATTACCTGGTGATTCAGAGCTTCCGTTTCAAAAATAAGTTCCGTTACGAAATAACGGCACAGGATGAAGTATTACAGTACCAGACGATTAAGCTGATCCTGCAGCCAATCGTTGAGAATGCACTTTACCATGGGATCGAAATGATGCCGGATGAAGGGCTGATCTCGATCAGCGCTGAGCTTCAGGATGGACTCATTATCATCAGGGTCAGTGACAACGGCCTCGGGATGTCCATGGAAACGATGAACGTGATTCTGAGCGGAGGCGTTAAAAGCGGAAGCGGGTCTGGAGTCGGCGTA
- a CDS encoding response regulator transcription factor, producing the protein MYKLILAEDEEDVREGIIAQIDWEKYGFEVVEQAENGREAADAIDRLLPDVVVTDIQMPFMNGLQLAEWIRSRHPNTKIIILTGYDEFEYAQKAIKLQIDEYILKPFSSQELIDVLLKVRAAIETEIAEKENVFVLSEHYRKSLPVLREQFLSSLVSRRLRSVEITEKSAEYGINLSGELFQSSVISIDYIRPDRSSGVPEARPVSLRDTGDRNLQLFAVLNIAEEICQKHSFGKVFIHRDDVVLLSVSQGTDESEMTARTFTILEEIRQNVQRFLKLTVTAGAGTVCRMPSMLFNSFGDALQALDYRLILGNNRVIWIEDVESRSSQMLAYDELTQQSLIRTIKLGTVQELREVVDELFGGLDTAQVSTQDYQIFLLEIITSILRVAKESGSETNDFIGSGISSLTELNKFNNMGEAKQWIITVCSRLMDTIASERQSSYKQLIDQAKDYIRAHYEESDISIGKVCQHLHISTGYFSSIFKKEMKMTFVSYLLQIRLEAAKEMLRSTELKAFEIAERIGFADPNYFSFCFRKKYGQSPKEYKNSSRGG; encoded by the coding sequence ATGTATAAATTAATTCTCGCCGAAGACGAGGAAGATGTAAGAGAAGGCATTATCGCCCAGATCGACTGGGAGAAATACGGATTTGAAGTGGTGGAACAGGCGGAGAATGGCCGTGAAGCCGCAGATGCGATAGACCGGTTGCTGCCGGATGTGGTGGTTACCGATATCCAAATGCCGTTCATGAATGGACTGCAGCTGGCGGAATGGATCCGTAGCCGTCACCCTAACACGAAGATAATCATTCTGACCGGCTATGATGAATTCGAATATGCCCAGAAGGCGATTAAGCTGCAGATTGATGAATATATTCTTAAGCCCTTCTCTTCTCAGGAGCTGATTGATGTCCTGCTGAAGGTTAGAGCTGCTATTGAGACCGAGATTGCCGAGAAGGAGAATGTATTCGTGCTCAGCGAGCATTACCGCAAGAGCCTGCCGGTGCTGCGTGAGCAGTTCCTGTCCTCTCTTGTGTCACGCCGTCTGCGCTCCGTAGAAATTACCGAGAAAAGCGCAGAATATGGCATCAATCTGAGCGGGGAGCTATTTCAATCCTCTGTTATCAGCATTGATTATATCCGTCCGGACAGAAGCTCCGGCGTTCCTGAGGCCAGGCCGGTATCCCTGCGTGACACCGGGGACCGTAATCTGCAGCTCTTTGCCGTCCTGAATATTGCCGAGGAAATCTGCCAGAAGCACAGCTTCGGCAAGGTGTTCATCCACCGCGATGATGTGGTGCTGCTCTCCGTGAGCCAGGGAACCGATGAGAGCGAAATGACAGCCAGAACCTTCACCATTCTTGAAGAAATCCGCCAGAATGTACAACGTTTCCTGAAACTCACAGTGACTGCAGGTGCAGGAACGGTATGCCGGATGCCGTCCATGCTGTTCAATTCCTTCGGGGATGCACTGCAGGCACTGGATTACCGGCTGATTCTCGGCAACAACCGTGTGATCTGGATTGAGGATGTGGAGTCGAGATCCAGCCAGATGCTGGCCTATGATGAGCTGACCCAGCAGTCGCTGATCCGCACGATCAAGCTGGGTACAGTCCAGGAGCTGCGGGAAGTAGTGGACGAGCTGTTCGGGGGACTGGATACGGCGCAGGTCTCGACACAGGATTATCAGATTTTCCTGCTGGAGATCATTACATCGATTCTGCGGGTGGCCAAGGAATCCGGAAGTGAAACGAATGACTTTATCGGCTCAGGCATTTCATCGCTGACCGAGCTTAATAAGTTCAACAATATGGGGGAAGCCAAGCAGTGGATTATCACGGTGTGCAGCCGGCTGATGGATACCATTGCATCCGAGCGGCAGTCGAGCTATAAGCAGCTGATTGACCAGGCCAAGGATTATATCCGTGCCCATTATGAGGAGTCCGACATTTCCATCGGCAAGGTATGCCAGCATCTGCATATCAGCACAGGTTATTTCAGCAGTATTTTCAAGAAAGAAATGAAGATGACCTTTGTCAGCTATCTGCTGCAGATCCGGCTGGAGGCGGCGAAGGAAATGCTGCGCTCGACCGAGCTGAAGGCCTTTGAAATCGCCGAGCGGATCGGTTTTGCCGATCCGAACTATTTCAGCTTCTGCTTCCGCAAGAAATACGGACAGTCACCCAAAGAGTATAAGAACAGCTCGCGGGGAGGATAA
- a CDS encoding GNAT family N-acetyltransferase, with translation MNSSTQEQVLQIRKCGMNDLERVTALLREFGYPTTLSVMKERMEGMEHDPLHCTMVAELNNEVVGMIGLRQVKSYYKHADCITEITALIVSEELRGQGLGKRLVSAAEEWARHQGCCQLFLRSGNRVERAPAHAFYRHIGFEKTTGYRFNKALL, from the coding sequence ATGAACAGTAGTACTCAGGAGCAGGTACTGCAAATTCGCAAATGTGGCATGAATGATCTGGAGAGAGTTACAGCCCTTCTGCGGGAATTCGGCTATCCGACGACGCTTAGCGTGATGAAAGAGAGAATGGAAGGCATGGAGCATGATCCGCTCCACTGCACAATGGTCGCAGAACTCAATAACGAAGTTGTGGGAATGATCGGACTCCGGCAGGTGAAGTCCTATTACAAACATGCAGATTGTATTACGGAAATTACCGCGCTGATCGTATCAGAGGAACTTAGAGGACAAGGCCTTGGCAAAAGACTCGTATCCGCAGCGGAAGAATGGGCACGCCATCAAGGCTGCTGCCAGCTGTTCCTGCGAAGCGGCAACCGCGTGGAGCGTGCACCGGCACATGCCTTTTACCGCCATATCGGGTTCGAAAAGACAACAGGCTACCGCTTCAACAAAGCATTGCTATAA
- the purT gene encoding formate-dependent phosphoribosylglycinamide formyltransferase, with product MWGAPFSARSKKLLLLGSGELGKEVIIEAQRLGVETVAVDRYEAAPAMGVAHRSYVLDMLDAEALKQLIRSEKPDLIVPEIEAIATGALVELEEEGFLVVPTARSARLTMDREGIRRLAAEELGLPTAGYRFADSLDELHQAVSELGTPCVIKPIMSSSGKGQSICRTPEDAAECWNTALEGARAKGTRVIVEAFVTFESEITLLTVRSVSGTVFCPPIGHIQKDGDYVESWQPHQMSEALLAEAQSMARAVTDELGGYGIFGVELFLTPDGVLFSEVSPRPHDTGMVTMITQDLSEFALHVRAILGFPLESVRLLTPGASATLKAEGTGQAFAVTGIDKALTFPRTQVRVFGKPEIRPGRRMAVTLSSAEDVEIARTTAKQAASMLKVEVYEDEQ from the coding sequence ATGTGGGGAGCTCCTTTTTCAGCCCGGAGTAAGAAGCTGCTGCTGCTCGGCAGCGGTGAACTGGGTAAGGAAGTCATTATCGAAGCTCAGCGCCTTGGCGTAGAGACCGTAGCTGTGGATCGTTATGAAGCTGCACCGGCGATGGGTGTAGCCCACCGCTCTTATGTACTGGATATGCTGGATGCAGAGGCACTGAAGCAATTAATCCGTTCAGAGAAACCGGATTTGATTGTCCCCGAGATCGAAGCCATTGCTACCGGAGCGCTGGTGGAACTGGAGGAAGAAGGTTTCCTCGTGGTACCGACCGCACGTAGCGCTAGACTGACGATGGACCGGGAAGGCATCCGCCGCCTTGCGGCTGAAGAGTTGGGTCTGCCGACCGCCGGATACCGGTTCGCTGACAGTCTGGACGAACTTCACCAGGCCGTAAGTGAGCTTGGAACACCGTGTGTGATCAAGCCGATCATGAGCTCTTCCGGCAAGGGACAGAGTATTTGCAGGACACCTGAGGATGCCGCAGAATGCTGGAATACGGCTCTGGAAGGAGCACGTGCCAAAGGTACACGCGTCATTGTAGAAGCTTTTGTCACTTTTGAGAGTGAAATTACACTACTTACCGTCCGCTCGGTTAGCGGAACCGTATTTTGTCCGCCGATCGGCCACATCCAGAAGGATGGCGATTATGTGGAGTCCTGGCAGCCACATCAGATGAGTGAAGCGCTGCTTGCCGAAGCACAGTCGATGGCCCGGGCCGTTACGGATGAGCTTGGCGGATATGGGATTTTTGGAGTGGAGCTGTTTCTGACCCCGGACGGGGTACTGTTCAGCGAAGTATCACCCAGACCGCATGACACAGGTATGGTTACAATGATTACGCAGGATTTGTCGGAATTTGCTCTGCATGTCAGAGCCATTCTTGGATTTCCGCTGGAATCGGTACGTTTGTTAACACCGGGTGCTTCAGCTACCCTGAAGGCCGAAGGAACTGGACAAGCTTTTGCAGTAACCGGGATAGATAAGGCGCTAACCTTTCCCCGAACGCAAGTCCGTGTATTCGGCAAACCGGAGATCCGCCCTGGACGGCGGATGGCAGTAACACTCAGTTCAGCGGAAGATGTGGAAATCGCGCGGACGACGGCCAAGCAGGCGGCGTCTATGCTAAAAGTGGAGGTATACGAGGATGAACAGTAG
- a CDS encoding dynamin family protein — protein sequence MREVISSTSTLMLLKQKLESWGEQNSAQIAADLILKEQAGELTLAFCGHFSAGKSSMINGLCGKAVLPSGPVPTSANIVSIRSGAPRVVLHADPEAPGSHAPAIETTPDRLQEYCRQGAEYLAIEVWEEVPLLGKHGVLMDTPGVDSTDEGHQAATHSALHLADAVFYVMDYNHVQSENNLAFAKSLSDWGKPLYLIINQIDKHRELEISIVEYRQQVESAFREWGIHSAGLLFTSLKVKDHPLNQWDDLLAVIAALLEQRKELLGYSLSRSIHHTAAAVLAAYREEQQEERSQLLEAAGDAGKEAVEAEIREISQAEELLVQLPERMRLELRSKLDALLGNSNLMPADVRDAAGAYIESSSPGFRRGLLFTAAKREKEQATRLLHWHGLQQREITAQLEWHILQLVRDWAEGAGLWQEGAEPLLKQAFPAVSQQWLADQVKPGTGSSGEALLNFCRTLAAEIKAQFRRAALAFGEQLLAQLPPLLDERRAELSRREAALQRQAHAHAALAALDRAAAARAGELAALLPPRRTLTPGVLPEVRALTAGAPCAASPEQPPRSAAAAHPAAAPWAAGTASPAGGRRRLTQAAAALHAAAGLLREEPAMASAARSLAARAEDLAGGRFTMALFGAFSAGKSSFANALLGEEVLPVSPHPATAAVGRILAPEGGFAHATAAVTMKSAEDFWDDILHSFSVLQLAPPQHTTWTAAVARLQTSGLHPSSLPHAGFLRAAAAGWEESGPLLGTERTVSLQEYRSLVADEKRACFVQSTDLYYDSPLTRSGIVLVDTPGADSLHARHTGVTFGYMKNADAICFVTYYNHAFSKADRSLLAQLGRIKDSFALDKMFFIINASDLASDEAELEEVKQHVTQNLRAGGLTSPRIYALSSLLALEGKSRGVRESYEASGFSSFEEALSEFAGEELPRLSLAAARDSLSSVRLRAEEWQHMALMAADQREEGLRRFRQRRDDAGLRLAQLEREERPIRDLRREGEELLYHVRQRLSFSFGRSFQESFHPSILREEGGHLKDIFIACGRELERSILRELEQELWATTLRLEAAGRRLVTQAAAAAAAELSIPGQELQLLENSDERWPVPAKLDCSLAPLDWAALWSRFRSPRYFFEGPGRADIRTAAEHWFKEAIAAAAVSQEERLLSFYTGAAAAALSLAAEQLREGLAEQEAAMSELLKGGDSAQHWGQIARELSLMEQSFVNMVDSHL from the coding sequence ATGAGGGAAGTAATATCCAGTACGTCAACGCTTATGCTGCTGAAGCAGAAGCTGGAGAGCTGGGGCGAACAGAATAGTGCGCAGATAGCAGCAGATTTGATACTTAAAGAGCAAGCGGGAGAATTGACCCTTGCCTTCTGCGGACATTTCTCTGCGGGTAAATCCAGTATGATTAATGGCCTATGCGGAAAAGCTGTGCTGCCATCAGGTCCGGTTCCAACCAGCGCCAATATTGTATCGATCCGCAGCGGGGCTCCGCGGGTAGTGCTTCATGCAGATCCGGAGGCACCTGGGAGTCATGCACCGGCAATAGAAACTACACCAGACCGGCTGCAGGAGTACTGCCGCCAGGGTGCTGAATATTTAGCGATTGAGGTCTGGGAGGAAGTCCCGCTGCTGGGGAAGCACGGCGTTCTAATGGATACTCCGGGGGTGGATTCCACCGATGAGGGGCATCAGGCGGCGACTCACTCGGCGCTGCATTTGGCTGATGCCGTGTTCTACGTTATGGATTACAACCATGTGCAATCGGAGAATAATCTGGCGTTTGCCAAAAGTCTCAGCGACTGGGGCAAGCCGCTGTACCTTATCATCAATCAGATCGACAAGCACAGAGAACTGGAAATCTCCATAGTGGAATACCGGCAGCAAGTGGAAAGCGCTTTCCGGGAATGGGGGATTCATTCCGCTGGTCTGTTGTTCACTTCACTCAAAGTGAAGGATCACCCTCTGAACCAATGGGATGATCTGCTCGCGGTAATTGCAGCTCTGCTGGAGCAGCGAAAAGAACTGCTCGGCTACAGTCTGTCCCGTTCCATCCACCATACGGCGGCTGCGGTGCTTGCAGCTTACCGCGAGGAGCAGCAGGAGGAGCGCTCTCAGTTACTGGAAGCGGCCGGGGATGCCGGTAAGGAAGCGGTGGAGGCAGAAATCCGGGAAATTTCGCAGGCTGAGGAGCTGCTCGTGCAGCTGCCGGAGCGGATGCGGCTGGAGCTGCGCAGTAAGCTGGATGCCCTGCTTGGCAACAGCAATCTGATGCCAGCCGATGTAAGGGATGCTGCTGGAGCTTATATCGAGAGCAGCAGCCCGGGTTTCCGGCGCGGGCTATTGTTCACCGCGGCGAAGCGGGAGAAGGAGCAGGCAACGCGGCTTCTCCACTGGCACGGGCTTCAGCAGAGAGAGATCACTGCCCAGCTGGAGTGGCATATACTCCAGCTCGTGCGTGACTGGGCTGAAGGCGCAGGGCTGTGGCAGGAAGGGGCAGAGCCGCTGCTGAAGCAGGCGTTCCCGGCGGTGAGCCAGCAGTGGCTGGCGGATCAGGTGAAGCCGGGGACCGGGTCGTCGGGCGAGGCGCTGCTTAATTTCTGCCGCACGCTTGCGGCAGAAATTAAGGCACAGTTCCGCCGCGCGGCTCTGGCCTTCGGCGAGCAGCTGCTGGCCCAGCTGCCGCCGCTGCTGGACGAGCGGCGCGCGGAGCTCTCGCGCCGCGAAGCGGCCCTGCAGCGGCAGGCGCACGCGCACGCCGCGCTGGCCGCTCTGGACCGCGCGGCTGCCGCGCGCGCGGGCGAACTCGCGGCGCTGCTGCCGCCGCGCCGTACCCTCACCCCCGGCGTCCTGCCGGAGGTGAGGGCCCTTACGGCTGGCGCGCCTTGCGCCGCCAGCCCTGAGCAGCCGCCGCGCAGCGCAGCGGCTGCTCACCCCGCCGCCGCACCGTGGGCGGCGGGTACGGCTTCGCCGGCGGGCGGGCGCCGCCGGCTGACGCAGGCCGCAGCGGCGCTGCACGCTGCGGCCGGGCTGCTGCGCGAGGAGCCGGCCATGGCCTCGGCTGCGCGCAGCCTGGCGGCGCGGGCGGAGGACCTCGCCGGCGGCCGCTTTACGATGGCGCTGTTCGGAGCGTTCAGCGCCGGCAAGTCCTCCTTCGCCAACGCCCTGCTGGGCGAAGAGGTGCTGCCTGTGTCTCCGCATCCCGCCACGGCTGCCGTCGGCCGCATACTGGCCCCCGAGGGCGGATTCGCCCACGCGACTGCGGCCGTGACCATGAAGTCAGCGGAGGATTTCTGGGACGATATCCTCCATTCCTTCAGTGTGCTGCAGCTGGCACCGCCGCAGCACACCACCTGGACTGCAGCGGTGGCCCGCCTGCAGACCAGCGGGCTTCATCCGTCCTCGCTGCCGCATGCCGGATTCTTGCGCGCAGCGGCAGCGGGCTGGGAGGAATCCGGCCCGCTGCTCGGAACAGAGCGTACAGTCAGCCTTCAGGAATACCGCAGCCTGGTAGCCGATGAGAAACGGGCCTGCTTCGTGCAGAGTACTGACCTATATTATGACAGCCCTCTGACACGGAGCGGCATCGTATTGGTTGACACCCCCGGAGCGGATTCCTTACATGCCCGGCATACCGGTGTAACCTTTGGCTACATGAAGAATGCGGATGCGATCTGCTTCGTGACCTACTATAATCATGCCTTCTCCAAAGCCGACCGCAGTCTCCTGGCCCAGCTGGGAAGAATCAAGGACAGCTTTGCCCTAGATAAAATGTTCTTCATCATCAATGCGTCCGACCTCGCTTCAGACGAGGCAGAGCTGGAAGAAGTGAAGCAGCATGTGACGCAGAATCTGCGTGCCGGCGGCCTGACCTCCCCGCGGATCTATGCCTTGTCTAGTCTGCTTGCCCTGGAGGGCAAGTCGCGCGGGGTACGGGAGTCCTACGAGGCTTCCGGATTCAGCAGCTTCGAAGAAGCGCTGTCTGAATTTGCGGGTGAGGAGCTGCCACGCCTGTCACTGGCGGCGGCGAGGGATAGCCTAAGCTCGGTCCGGCTCCGCGCGGAGGAATGGCAGCATATGGCGCTTATGGCAGCGGACCAGCGGGAAGAAGGGCTGCGGCGGTTCCGGCAGCGCCGGGATGACGCAGGCCTCCGGCTGGCACAGCTTGAGCGGGAAGAGCGGCCCATCCGGGATCTGCGCCGGGAGGGTGAGGAGCTTCTCTATCATGTCCGGCAGCGCCTGTCCTTCTCCTTCGGCCGTTCCTTTCAGGAATCGTTCCATCCCTCTATCCTCCGGGAAGAGGGCGGTCATCTGAAAGACATCTTCATTGCCTGCGGCCGGGAGCTGGAGCGCAGTATCCTGCGTGAACTGGAGCAGGAGCTGTGGGCGACCACCCTGCGGCTGGAGGCGGCAGGGCGCAGGCTGGTAACTCAGGCGGCTGCAGCCGCAGCCGCAGAACTTTCCATCCCGGGTCAGGAGCTTCAGCTTCTGGAGAATTCAGACGAGCGCTGGCCCGTCCCGGCAAAGCTCGATTGCTCCCTAGCCCCTCTGGATTGGGCAGCACTGTGGAGCCGCTTCAGATCACCGCGTTATTTCTTTGAAGGCCCTGGACGGGCAGACATCCGCACAGCTGCCGAGCACTGGTTCAAGGAGGCTATTGCTGCTGCGGCTGTAAGCCAGGAAGAACGGCTGCTGTCTTTCTATACCGGTGCGGCAGCGGCGGCACTTTCCCTTGCCGCAGAGCAGCTGCGTGAAGGTCTGGCCGAGCAGGAAGCGGCCATGTCGGAACTCCTGAAAGGGGGTGATTCAGCGCAGCACTGGGGCCAAATTGCCCGCGAATTATCGCTCATGGAGCAATCTTTCGTCAATATGGTGGACAGTCATCTGTGA
- a CDS encoding PadR family transcriptional regulator, whose translation MTKNNPLQTEQLSDSAYYILLALLTPKHGYAIMKYIEELTEGEVRMGPATLYTLIKKLQKSGYILLNEDEDERRKTYQITSSGTGLVEAEIERRLRMSRHGNIAQLNAKEALTHEN comes from the coding sequence ATGACCAAGAATAACCCATTGCAAACGGAGCAATTATCCGACTCAGCTTATTATATTCTGCTCGCGTTGCTCACTCCGAAGCACGGCTATGCAATCATGAAGTACATCGAAGAGCTAACCGAAGGCGAAGTCAGGATGGGACCCGCTACACTCTATACACTAATCAAGAAACTGCAGAAATCCGGCTACATTCTATTGAACGAGGATGAGGATGAACGGCGCAAGACCTATCAGATTACTTCAAGCGGAACGGGTCTGGTGGAGGCTGAGATTGAACGGAGACTGCGCATGTCGAGGCACGGGAATATAGCACAGCTAAATGCTAAGGAGGCGTTGACTCATGAAAACTAA
- a CDS encoding DUF2812 domain-containing protein — MKTNKQTRYIPSKGLAFAEQNEMTKLSRLSEKGWLLERFSLFGSGFIVRRGPAHKQIYCLDIQHVPQKDQNEYREMFADSGWGYVCSAGDMHIFVAEPGTVPIHTDRSTLYEKYRKITRASKVFAIVVMLLTLITCVLLYLSRQVWDHQLLQNISHVSLLLCAVFFLPSLMVYIAYSLRLRAFSD, encoded by the coding sequence ATGAAAACTAATAAGCAGACACGGTACATTCCGTCTAAAGGACTGGCTTTTGCCGAGCAGAATGAAATGACTAAACTAAGCAGGTTGTCGGAGAAAGGCTGGCTGCTGGAGCGGTTCTCCCTGTTTGGTTCTGGCTTCATTGTCCGCAGAGGTCCAGCGCATAAGCAAATTTATTGTCTGGACATCCAGCATGTGCCGCAGAAGGACCAGAATGAGTACCGTGAAATGTTCGCTGACAGCGGCTGGGGTTATGTGTGTTCCGCCGGGGATATGCATATCTTCGTTGCTGAACCGGGAACCGTTCCCATTCATACAGACCGCTCAACACTCTATGAGAAATACCGCAAAATCACCCGTGCCAGCAAAGTTTTCGCTATTGTAGTCATGCTGCTGACGCTCATCACTTGTGTGCTGCTATATCTTTCCCGGCAGGTGTGGGACCATCAGCTGCTTCAAAACATCTCGCATGTTTCCCTGCTGCTGTGTGCCGTGTTCTTCCTGCCTTCTCTTATGGTTTACATTGCCTATTCTCTAAGGCTTAGAGCGTTCTCAGATTAG
- the nth gene encoding endonuclease III — MKVAEVRHILDTIGGMFPDAHCELNHSNAFELTIAVLLSAQCTDATVNKVTEDLFQKYKAPIDYISVPLEELERDIRRIGLFRNKAKHIQNLCSILIEQYGGEVPQAHDLLVTLPGVGRKTANVVISNAFGVPAIAVDTHVERVAKRLALAGWKDSVLEVEKKLMKAVPRDEWTLTHHRLIFFGRYHCKSQNPQCQVCPLLDVCREGKKRMKTAVIRKDKVHTKSNKDLEMKKRMG; from the coding sequence ATGAAAGTTGCAGAAGTCCGCCACATCCTGGATACCATCGGAGGCATGTTCCCTGATGCGCATTGCGAGCTGAACCATAGTAACGCTTTTGAGCTAACTATAGCGGTGCTGCTCTCGGCCCAATGTACGGACGCAACAGTGAACAAGGTGACCGAGGACCTGTTTCAGAAGTATAAGGCTCCAATCGACTACATTTCAGTGCCGCTTGAAGAGCTCGAGCGGGATATCCGGCGGATTGGCTTATTTCGCAACAAGGCCAAGCATATTCAGAACCTCTGCTCCATTCTGATTGAGCAGTATGGCGGAGAAGTGCCTCAGGCCCATGATTTGCTGGTAACCTTACCGGGTGTCGGCCGCAAGACTGCGAATGTGGTCATATCCAACGCTTTCGGCGTACCGGCCATTGCCGTGGATACTCATGTGGAACGGGTAGCCAAACGGCTCGCGCTTGCGGGCTGGAAAGATTCGGTGCTGGAAGTGGAGAAGAAGCTGATGAAGGCGGTGCCGCGTGACGAATGGACGTTAACGCACCACCGGCTGATCTTTTTCGGGCGTTATCACTGTAAGTCGCAGAATCCGCAATGTCAGGTCTGCCCGCTGCTGGATGTATGCCGGGAAGGCAAAAAACGTATGAAAACCGCTGTAATCAGGAAAGATAAGGTTCATACGAAATCAAACAAAGATTTAGAGATGAAGAAGAGGATGGGATAG